A genomic window from Sphingomonas taxi includes:
- the tpiA gene encoding triose-phosphate isomerase has translation MTRRKLVAGNWKMNGSRAALAELDGIAAAAAGAPGVDVMVAVPFTLIAPAAERAPGLLIGAEDVHEADSGAHTGCVSAAMVAEAGARFTIVGHSERRMDQGETSHDAWAKAAAARRQGLHVISCCGETEAERDADRAERVVQAQIEKSVPDNADGSWFTLAYEPRWAIGTGRTPTLEQICAIHAIARAKLRTLIGDAADGVRILYGGSVTGENAATILACDNVDGALVGGASLTAAKFVPIIEAAAGV, from the coding sequence ATGACGCGGCGCAAGCTGGTGGCGGGCAATTGGAAGATGAACGGATCGCGTGCCGCGCTCGCCGAACTCGACGGCATCGCGGCGGCGGCGGCCGGCGCGCCGGGCGTCGACGTGATGGTCGCGGTGCCGTTCACGCTGATCGCGCCCGCGGCGGAACGGGCACCGGGGCTGCTGATCGGCGCCGAGGACGTGCACGAGGCGGACAGCGGCGCGCATACCGGTTGCGTCTCGGCCGCGATGGTCGCCGAGGCGGGCGCGCGCTTCACCATCGTCGGCCACAGCGAGCGACGGATGGACCAGGGCGAGACCAGCCACGATGCCTGGGCGAAGGCGGCGGCGGCGCGGCGCCAAGGGCTGCACGTCATCTCCTGCTGCGGCGAGACCGAGGCGGAGCGCGACGCCGACCGCGCCGAACGCGTGGTGCAGGCGCAGATCGAGAAGTCGGTCCCCGACAATGCCGACGGCAGCTGGTTCACGCTCGCCTACGAACCGCGTTGGGCGATCGGCACGGGTCGCACGCCGACGCTGGAGCAGATTTGCGCGATCCACGCGATCGCCCGCGCCAAGCTGCGCACGCTGATCGGCGATGCCGCCGACGGCGTGCGCATCCTGTACGGTGGATCGGTGACCGGGGAGAATGCCGCGACGATCCTCGCCTGCGACAATGTCGACGGTGCGCTGGTCGGCGGGGCGAGCCTGACCGCCGCGAAGTTCGTGCCGATCATCGAGGCGGCGGCCGGGGTGTAG
- a CDS encoding peptidylprolyl isomerase, which translates to MLSFFRRIINSKAGIVVTFIVLGVIALAFAAGDITGLAGNGTSLSGNSVATVGGQKVTATELRGRVQTELQAASQEAARQQQPAPTMQQLLDQGGLQATLDRTINGLALEAFGRGQHMIVSKRSVDGVIASIPGLRGPNGQFDPANYQRLLADQKLTDAQVRTDIARDIIAQQLMLPTQGATQVPMKVALPYASLMLEKRSGQVAFVPAKAVDTGPAPTDAEQQAFYRRNIQRYTVPERRVVRYAVVTPEQVKARAVPTDAEIAAAYNQQRSRFAAAEKRDISQVVVADQAGANALAAKVKAGTPIADAARAAGLEPAVQTGLTKPAYAATSSAGIADAAFAAPSGGVIGPVRGPLGWVVARVEKIEQVPGKTLEQAKPELVAELSTRKLQQALADVHDSLDTALGKNATFDEAVADQKLSAQTTPPLLANGTNPDAPAARPDPAVAPIVAAAFQMAEGDPAQLVPVGQDGGFAVVAIGRVVRAAPRPLDQVKTQVIADVTADRARTAARKLATDILAKVNKGTPLAQAMAASGRALPPVQTAGASRAQLAAAQGNVQPPLALLFSMAKGNAKLLEAPNNAGWLIVKLDTIVPGNAAGTPAAVAGARGSIARVVGREYAEQFARAVRNAVGVKTDAAALARVRADLAGNTGGN; encoded by the coding sequence ATGCTCAGCTTTTTCCGCCGGATCATCAATTCCAAGGCCGGCATCGTCGTCACCTTCATCGTCCTCGGCGTGATCGCGCTCGCCTTCGCGGCGGGCGACATCACCGGCTTGGCGGGGAATGGCACCAGCCTGTCGGGCAACAGCGTCGCCACCGTCGGCGGCCAGAAGGTCACCGCCACCGAGCTGCGCGGCCGCGTCCAGACCGAGCTGCAGGCGGCATCGCAGGAGGCCGCCCGCCAGCAGCAGCCGGCGCCGACGATGCAGCAACTGCTCGACCAGGGCGGATTGCAGGCGACGCTCGACCGGACGATCAACGGCCTCGCGCTCGAAGCGTTCGGGCGCGGCCAGCATATGATCGTCAGCAAGCGCTCGGTCGACGGCGTGATCGCCAGCATCCCCGGCCTGCGCGGCCCCAACGGCCAGTTCGACCCCGCCAATTACCAGCGCCTGCTCGCCGACCAGAAGCTCACCGACGCGCAGGTCCGCACCGACATCGCCCGCGACATCATCGCGCAGCAGCTCATGCTGCCGACGCAGGGCGCGACGCAGGTGCCGATGAAGGTCGCGCTGCCCTACGCCTCGCTGATGCTCGAAAAGCGCTCGGGGCAGGTCGCCTTCGTCCCCGCCAAGGCCGTCGACACCGGCCCGGCGCCGACCGACGCCGAGCAGCAGGCCTTCTATCGCCGCAACATCCAGCGCTACACCGTGCCCGAGCGGCGCGTCGTCCGCTATGCGGTGGTGACGCCGGAGCAGGTCAAGGCGCGCGCGGTGCCGACCGACGCCGAGATCGCCGCCGCCTACAATCAGCAGCGCAGCCGCTTCGCCGCCGCCGAGAAGCGCGACATCAGCCAGGTGGTCGTCGCCGATCAGGCGGGGGCCAATGCGCTCGCCGCCAAGGTGAAGGCCGGCACGCCGATCGCCGATGCCGCACGCGCCGCCGGGCTGGAGCCCGCGGTGCAGACCGGTCTCACCAAGCCGGCCTATGCCGCCACGAGCAGCGCGGGTATCGCCGACGCCGCCTTCGCCGCGCCCAGCGGCGGGGTAATCGGCCCGGTGCGGGGTCCGCTCGGCTGGGTCGTTGCCCGCGTCGAGAAGATCGAACAGGTGCCGGGCAAGACGCTCGAACAGGCGAAGCCGGAACTCGTCGCCGAATTGTCGACGCGCAAGCTGCAACAGGCCCTCGCCGACGTGCACGATTCGCTCGACACCGCGCTCGGCAAGAACGCCACCTTCGACGAGGCCGTCGCCGACCAGAAGCTCAGCGCGCAGACCACGCCGCCGTTGCTCGCCAACGGCACCAACCCCGACGCCCCGGCGGCACGGCCCGACCCGGCGGTGGCGCCGATCGTCGCCGCCGCCTTCCAGATGGCGGAGGGTGATCCGGCGCAGTTGGTGCCGGTCGGCCAGGACGGCGGCTTTGCGGTCGTCGCGATCGGTCGCGTCGTCCGCGCCGCGCCGCGGCCGCTCGATCAGGTGAAGACGCAGGTGATCGCCGACGTCACCGCCGATCGCGCACGCACCGCCGCGCGCAAGCTGGCGACGGATATCCTCGCCAAGGTCAACAAGGGCACGCCTTTGGCGCAGGCGATGGCCGCCTCGGGCCGCGCGCTGCCGCCGGTGCAGACCGCCGGCGCCAGCCGTGCGCAGCTCGCCGCGGCGCAGGGCAACGTCCAGCCGCCGCTCGCGCTGCTCTTCTCGATGGCGAAGGGCAATGCCAAGCTGCTGGAGGCGCCGAACAACGCCGGCTGGCTGATCGTCAAGCTCGATACGATCGTTCCCGGCAATGCCGCCGGCACGCCCGCCGCCGTCGCTGGCGCACGCGGTAGCATCGCCCGCGTCGTCGGCCGCGAATATGCCGAGCAATTCGCGCGCGCGGTCCGCAATGCGGTCGGCGTCAAGACCGATGCCGCGGCGCTGGCACGCGTCCGCGCCGATCTCGCCGGCAACACCGGCGGCAATTGA
- the trpE gene encoding anthranilate synthase component I → MTATTAAVETLAAGRPAFVWRRQVADTETPVAAALKLIEPGRGDYLLESVEGGATRGRHSLIGLAPNLVFRAHGDTAEINRHWATDRDAFVPTGVPTLEALRKLVAECRGDVPAELPKALACLVGYFGYETIRLVERLDAPAADPLGLPDMLFVRPTVICVFDRLADALYLVAPVWPDAAHDPAKLVADAEERLDGVAARLANTPLPAPVQAVPDDLAYTPAIPPADYARMVARAQAYIAAGDIFQVVLAQRFSAPFALPPFELYRSLRRINPSPFLYHLDLPGFALIGSSPEILVRVRDGEVTIRPIAGTRPRGKTAAEDESNRDSLLADPKERAEHLMLLDLGRNDVGRSSAPGSVRVTASYGIELYSHVMHIVSNVVGVLSPTADAIDALLAGFPAGTVSGAPKVRACQIIAELEPERRGAYAGGVGYFSPDGSMDSCIVLRTAVVKDGTIHAQAGAGIVADSDPASEQRECEAKAGAILAAARDAVGRAAEGGFGQ, encoded by the coding sequence ATGACGGCGACGACCGCCGCCGTCGAGACGCTCGCCGCCGGTCGCCCGGCGTTCGTCTGGCGGCGGCAGGTCGCCGACACCGAAACGCCGGTCGCCGCCGCGCTCAAGCTGATCGAGCCAGGGCGCGGCGACTATCTGCTCGAATCGGTCGAAGGCGGCGCGACACGCGGGCGACACAGCCTGATCGGCCTCGCCCCCAACCTCGTCTTCCGCGCGCACGGCGATACCGCCGAGATCAACCGACATTGGGCCACCGACCGCGACGCTTTCGTACCGACCGGCGTCCCGACGCTCGAGGCGCTGCGCAAGCTGGTCGCCGAATGCCGGGGCGACGTGCCCGCCGAACTGCCCAAGGCGCTCGCCTGCCTCGTCGGCTATTTCGGTTATGAGACGATCCGACTGGTCGAACGGCTCGACGCGCCCGCCGCCGATCCGCTCGGCCTGCCCGACATGCTGTTCGTCCGCCCGACGGTGATCTGCGTGTTCGACCGGCTCGCCGACGCGCTCTATCTCGTCGCGCCGGTGTGGCCCGATGCGGCACACGACCCGGCGAAGCTCGTCGCCGATGCGGAGGAACGGCTCGACGGCGTCGCCGCCCGCCTCGCCAATACGCCGCTGCCCGCACCGGTACAGGCGGTCCCGGACGATCTCGCTTATACCCCGGCGATCCCGCCTGCGGATTACGCCCGCATGGTGGCGCGCGCGCAGGCCTATATCGCTGCCGGCGACATCTTCCAGGTGGTGCTGGCGCAGCGCTTTTCGGCGCCGTTCGCGCTGCCGCCGTTCGAGCTGTACCGCAGCCTCCGCCGGATCAACCCGTCGCCCTTCCTCTACCATCTCGACCTGCCCGGCTTCGCGCTGATCGGGTCGAGCCCGGAGATCCTCGTCCGCGTCCGCGACGGCGAGGTCACCATTCGCCCGATCGCCGGCACCCGTCCCCGCGGCAAGACCGCCGCCGAGGACGAGAGCAACCGCGACAGCCTGCTTGCCGATCCCAAGGAACGCGCCGAGCATCTCATGCTGCTCGATCTCGGTCGCAACGATGTCGGCCGGTCCTCCGCGCCCGGTTCGGTGCGGGTGACGGCGAGTTATGGCATCGAGCTGTACAGCCATGTCATGCACATCGTCTCGAACGTCGTCGGGGTGCTGTCGCCCACCGCCGATGCGATCGACGCGCTCCTCGCCGGATTTCCGGCCGGCACGGTCAGCGGCGCCCCCAAGGTGCGTGCCTGCCAGATCATCGCCGAGCTCGAACCCGAACGCCGCGGCGCCTATGCCGGTGGTGTCGGCTATTTCTCGCCCGACGGCTCGATGGACAGCTGCATCGTGCTGCGCACCGCGGTGGTGAAGGACGGCACGATCCACGCGCAGGCCGGCGCCGGCATCGTCGCCGACAGCGATCCCGCGTCGGAACAACGCGAATGCGAGGCCAAGGCCGGCGCCATCCTCGCCGCCGCGCGCGATGCGGTCGGCCGCGCCGCCGAAGGCGGCTTCGGCCAGTAA
- a CDS encoding anthranilate synthase component II, which yields MILVVDNYDSFTWNLVHYLMELGSEVEVVRNDAISAGQALSSGAEAFLISPGPCTPTEAGVSLDLVAAAADAGRPLLGVCLGHQAIGQHFGGRVERGGLMHGKTSPVAHDGTGLFEGLPSPFTATRYHSLIVNDVPAPLVVNARADDGNVMGFRHATLPIHGVQFHPESIATEHGHAMLANFLRIAGIAVKAPA from the coding sequence ATGATCTTGGTCGTCGACAATTACGACAGCTTCACCTGGAACCTCGTCCACTATCTCATGGAGCTGGGCAGCGAGGTGGAGGTGGTGCGCAACGATGCCATTTCGGCGGGACAGGCGCTGTCGTCGGGCGCGGAGGCGTTCCTGATCTCGCCCGGCCCGTGTACGCCGACCGAGGCGGGGGTGAGCCTCGATCTCGTCGCCGCCGCTGCCGATGCCGGCCGGCCGTTGCTTGGCGTCTGCCTCGGCCATCAGGCGATCGGCCAGCATTTCGGCGGTCGTGTCGAGCGCGGCGGGCTGATGCACGGCAAGACCTCGCCCGTCGCCCACGACGGTACCGGCCTGTTCGAGGGCCTGCCCTCGCCGTTCACCGCGACGCGCTATCACAGCCTGATCGTCAACGACGTCCCCGCACCGCTGGTGGTGAATGCGCGCGCCGACGACGGTAACGTTATGGGCTTCCGCCACGCGACGCTGCCGATCCACGGCGTCCAGTTCCATCCCGAAAGCATCGCCACCGAACACGGCCATGCGATGCTCGCCAATTTCCTGCGGATCGCCGGCATCGCGGTCAAGGCGCCGGCGTGA
- the trpD gene encoding anthranilate phosphoribosyltransferase yields the protein MTILTLLPDPSTPLSRESAAQAFADILDARVSEEAIAAFLIALSDRGETSIEIAEAARALRARLIPIAAPAGAIDVCGTGGDGHHTLNVSTAVALVVAACGVPVAKHGNRAASSKAGAADTLEAIGLDLEVAGATAEGSLADLGIAFLFAANHHPAMARITPIRRRIGKRTIFNLMGPLANPAHVTHQLIGIARPDYAGLYAEALDQLGTARAAVISGEEGLDELSTAGPSIAVNVGSATLPRTIVPEDAGLPRHPLAAIRGGDPAYNAAALRRLLAGEPGAYRDAVLLNAAAALVVAGHSPHLTAGAHAAAAALDDGRAGALLDRWIAYR from the coding sequence GTGACGATCCTGACGCTGCTGCCCGATCCGTCGACGCCGCTGTCGCGCGAGAGCGCGGCGCAGGCCTTCGCCGACATCCTCGACGCGCGCGTGTCGGAAGAGGCGATCGCCGCCTTCCTCATCGCTTTGTCCGACCGCGGCGAGACGAGCATCGAGATCGCCGAGGCCGCGCGCGCCCTTCGCGCCCGCCTCATCCCGATCGCCGCCCCCGCCGGCGCGATCGACGTCTGCGGCACCGGCGGCGACGGCCATCACACGCTCAACGTCTCGACCGCGGTGGCGTTGGTCGTCGCCGCCTGCGGCGTGCCCGTCGCCAAGCACGGCAACCGCGCCGCCTCGTCCAAGGCGGGCGCCGCCGACACGCTCGAGGCGATCGGCCTCGACTTGGAGGTCGCCGGCGCCACCGCCGAGGGCAGCCTCGCCGATCTCGGCATCGCCTTCCTGTTCGCCGCCAACCATCATCCCGCGATGGCGCGGATCACCCCGATCCGCCGCCGCATCGGCAAGCGCACCATCTTCAACCTGATGGGGCCGCTCGCCAATCCGGCGCATGTCACGCATCAGCTGATCGGCATCGCCCGCCCCGATTACGCCGGCCTCTATGCCGAGGCGCTCGACCAGCTCGGCACCGCCCGCGCCGCGGTGATCTCGGGCGAGGAGGGGCTCGACGAACTCTCCACCGCCGGCCCGAGCATCGCGGTCAACGTCGGCAGCGCGACGCTGCCGCGCACGATCGTGCCAGAGGACGCCGGCCTGCCGCGCCATCCGCTCGCCGCGATCCGCGGCGGCGACCCCGCCTATAACGCCGCCGCGCTGCGCCGCCTGCTTGCCGGCGAGCCGGGCGCCTATCGCGACGCGGTGCTGCTCAACGCCGCCGCCGCGCTGGTCGTCGCCGGCCACAGTCCCCATCTCACCGCCGGCGCGCACGCCGCCGCGGCCGCGCTCGACGACGGCCGCGCGGGCGCGCTGCTCGACCGCTGGATCGCCTACCGATGA
- the trpC gene encoding indole-3-glycerol phosphate synthase TrpC: protein MTILSRIIETKRAEVAARKATTSLADLDARIAAVTKPRGFRAALDARPGHALIAEIKKASPSKGLIRADFDPPAHARAYQAGGAACLSVLTDEQWFQGSDDYLIAARAACDLPVIRKDFMVDPWQATESRSIGADAILIIVAALDDNQMAEIEASARDCGMDVLVEVHDAHELDRALKLKSRLIGVNNRDLRDFTVDFARTYELVDKAPKGCTFVAESGLETRADLDAMAAHGVHCFLIGEALMRADDVEAATRAMIE from the coding sequence ATGACCATCCTCTCCCGCATCATCGAAACCAAACGCGCCGAGGTCGCCGCACGCAAGGCGACCACGAGCCTCGCCGATCTCGACGCACGCATCGCCGCGGTGACCAAACCGCGCGGCTTCCGCGCCGCGCTCGACGCCAGGCCGGGCCACGCGCTGATCGCCGAGATCAAGAAGGCGAGCCCGTCGAAGGGCCTGATCCGCGCCGATTTCGATCCCCCCGCCCATGCCCGCGCCTATCAGGCGGGCGGCGCCGCCTGCCTGTCGGTGCTCACCGACGAGCAATGGTTTCAGGGCTCCGACGACTATCTCATCGCCGCGCGCGCCGCCTGCGACCTGCCGGTGATCCGCAAGGATTTCATGGTCGATCCGTGGCAGGCGACCGAAAGCCGCTCGATCGGCGCCGACGCGATCCTCATCATCGTCGCCGCGCTCGACGACAACCAGATGGCGGAGATCGAGGCATCGGCGCGCGACTGCGGCATGGACGTACTGGTCGAGGTGCACGACGCGCACGAACTCGACCGCGCGCTCAAGCTCAAGTCGCGACTGATCGGGGTCAACAACCGCGACCTGCGCGACTTCACCGTCGATTTCGCCCGCACCTACGAACTGGTCGACAAGGCGCCCAAGGGCTGCACCTTCGTCGCCGAGAGCGGGCTCGAGACGCGCGCCGATCTCGATGCGATGGCCGCACACGGCGTGCACTGCTTCCTGATCGGCGAGGCGCTGATGCGCGCCGACGACGTCGAGGCCGCGACCCGCGCGATGATCGAATGA
- the moaC gene encoding cyclic pyranopterin monophosphate synthase MoaC has product MSGLTHLDADGAAHMVDVGDKAVTSRRAVATGHIAVAADALAAIRDGAAKKGDVLAVARVAGIMAAKKTAELIPLCHPLPLTRVTLDLVLDDTGITATALAATDGKTGVEMEALTTVSVALLTIYDMAKAMDRGMMITGIRLLEKAGGKSGDWRA; this is encoded by the coding sequence ATGAGCGGGCTCACCCATCTCGACGCCGACGGCGCCGCGCATATGGTCGATGTCGGCGACAAGGCGGTGACCAGCCGCCGCGCCGTCGCCACCGGCCATATCGCGGTCGCCGCGGATGCGCTCGCCGCGATCCGCGACGGTGCGGCGAAGAAGGGCGACGTGCTCGCCGTCGCCCGCGTCGCCGGCATCATGGCGGCGAAGAAGACCGCCGAGCTCATCCCGCTCTGCCACCCCCTCCCCCTCACCCGCGTCACGCTCGATCTGGTGCTCGACGACACCGGCATCACCGCCACCGCGCTCGCCGCGACCGACGGCAAGACCGGCGTCGAGATGGAAGCGCTCACCACCGTGTCGGTCGCGCTGCTGACCATCTACGACATGGCGAAGGCGATGGACCGCGGCATGATGATCACCGGCATCCGCCTGCTCGAAAAGGCCGGCGGCAAGTCCGGCGACTGGCGCGCCTGA
- the glp gene encoding gephyrin-like molybdotransferase Glp, whose amino-acid sequence MALLPIAEAQARLFASAAPVAVEEVPLAQAHGRWAAADVGARRTQPATDLSAMDGYAIRFADLPGPWTLIGESAAGRPFAGAVRPGETVRIFTGAAMPAGADTVMIQEEVAADGTAIRLTGEGPPTQGRNTRRRGLDFTTGDRLIAQGERLTAARIAVAATGGVATIAVHRRVRVAICATGDELVEPGRGASPDALPESNRAMLAALLADLPIELIDLGILPDDLATLRDAFAGVEADLLVTTGGASVGDHDLVRPALEAAGGSIDFWRIALRPGKPMMAGRLGDTILLGLPGNPVSAFVTALLFVKPLVAHLAGAADPLPRTTMTILGEDLPANGPRTDYLRAELRDGRAFASTIQDSSMLLTLARSHCLIVRPVDAPATSAGDSAQILVIA is encoded by the coding sequence ATGGCGCTGTTGCCGATCGCCGAGGCGCAAGCCCGCCTGTTCGCCTCGGCGGCCCCGGTCGCCGTCGAAGAGGTACCGCTCGCTCAGGCGCACGGACGCTGGGCCGCCGCCGACGTCGGCGCCCGCCGGACGCAGCCGGCGACCGATCTGTCGGCGATGGACGGCTATGCCATCCGCTTCGCCGACCTCCCCGGTCCCTGGACGCTGATCGGCGAAAGCGCCGCCGGCCGCCCCTTCGCCGGCGCGGTCCGCCCGGGCGAAACGGTTCGGATCTTTACCGGCGCGGCGATGCCCGCGGGCGCCGACACGGTGATGATCCAGGAGGAAGTCGCCGCCGACGGCACGGCAATCCGGCTGACCGGCGAAGGTCCGCCGACGCAGGGCCGCAACACCCGCCGCCGCGGCCTCGATTTCACCACCGGTGACCGGCTGATCGCGCAGGGCGAGCGGCTGACCGCCGCGCGGATCGCGGTCGCGGCGACCGGCGGCGTGGCGACGATCGCCGTCCACCGCCGCGTGCGGGTCGCGATCTGCGCGACCGGCGACGAACTGGTCGAGCCCGGCCGCGGCGCCTCGCCCGACGCGCTCCCCGAATCGAACCGCGCGATGCTGGCGGCGCTGCTCGCCGACCTGCCGATCGAATTGATCGATCTCGGCATCCTCCCCGACGATCTCGCCACGTTGCGGGACGCCTTCGCCGGTGTCGAAGCCGATTTGCTCGTCACCACCGGCGGCGCTTCGGTCGGCGACCACGATCTCGTCCGCCCTGCGCTCGAGGCGGCCGGCGGCAGCATCGACTTCTGGCGGATCGCGCTGCGCCCCGGCAAGCCGATGATGGCGGGCCGGCTCGGCGACACGATCCTGCTCGGCCTGCCCGGTAATCCGGTGTCCGCGTTCGTCACCGCGTTGCTGTTCGTCAAACCGCTGGTCGCGCACCTCGCGGGCGCCGCCGACCCGCTACCGCGCACGACGATGACCATCCTCGGCGAGGACCTGCCCGCGAACGGCCCGCGCACCGACTATCTGCGCGCCGAGCTGCGCGACGGTCGCGCCTTTGCCTCGACCATCCAAGACAGTTCGATGCTCCTCACGCTCGCCCGCTCGCACTGCCTGATCGTGCGGCCGGTCGACGCGCCTGCCACCAGTGCGGGCGACTCGGCACAAATCCTCGTCATCGCTTGA
- the lexA gene encoding transcriptional repressor LexA, with amino-acid sequence MLTRKQHELVCFINDRLEETGISPSFEEMKEALDLKSKSGVHRLISALEERHFIRRLPNRARALEVLRMPERSERKPAPAAPAVPPAKTGNVRPAATPANDVIEIPLHGRIAAGVPIEAFEGSSMLAVPAALLGSGEHYALEVSGDSMVEAGILDGDYALIRRTEVARDGEIVVALIDDSEATLKYFRREGAMVRLDPANRAYEPQRYVPSHVRVQGKLSGILRRYD; translated from the coding sequence ATGCTCACGCGCAAGCAACACGAGCTCGTTTGCTTCATCAACGACCGGCTGGAAGAAACCGGCATCTCGCCCTCGTTCGAGGAGATGAAGGAAGCGCTCGACCTGAAATCCAAATCGGGCGTGCATCGCCTGATCAGCGCGCTCGAGGAACGGCATTTCATCCGCCGTCTGCCCAACCGTGCCCGTGCGCTCGAAGTGCTGCGCATGCCGGAACGGTCGGAACGCAAGCCCGCGCCGGCCGCCCCGGCCGTGCCCCCTGCCAAGACCGGCAACGTCCGCCCCGCGGCGACGCCGGCCAACGACGTCATCGAAATCCCGCTGCACGGCCGCATCGCCGCCGGCGTGCCGATCGAGGCGTTCGAGGGAAGCTCGATGCTCGCGGTGCCGGCCGCGCTGCTCGGTTCGGGCGAACATTATGCGCTGGAAGTATCGGGCGATTCGATGGTCGAGGCGGGCATTCTCGACGGCGACTATGCGCTGATCCGCCGGACCGAAGTCGCCCGCGACGGCGAGATCGTCGTCGCGCTGATCGACGACAGCGAGGCGACGCTCAAATATTTCCGTCGCGAGGGCGCGATGGTCCGGCTCGATCCGGCCAATCGCGCCTATGAACCGCAACGCTACGTGCCCTCGCACGTCCGCGTGCAAGGCAAATTGTCGGGCATCCTGCGCCGCTACGATTGA